A section of the Epinephelus moara isolate mb chromosome 3, YSFRI_EMoa_1.0, whole genome shotgun sequence genome encodes:
- the ca4a gene encoding carbonic anhydrase 4a encodes MQQQLILFALLASSWTICTGAGDWCYQSQFSCDHPCNGPEKWNHADRNCDGRYQSPINIVTRKTLPDERLKPFQFDNYQQLFRGTIKNNGHSVQVGIPHLSTISEGGLPSTYKAVQFHLHWGNNGGPGSEHTIDGEQYPMELHIVHMKHHYTDLKTALADPEGVAVLGFFYDRSSGANRKYDPIINALRSIKTTDANTSLPAISLAQLIPPEQNLTTYYRYKGSLTTPGCTEAVVWTVFENPIHLSIDQLRVFSELKFHDGQPMVGTFRPVQPLNGRQVYRSGGAVILASSALLMAAIATALGLSHPN; translated from the exons atgcagcagcagctcatccTGTTCGCTCTCCTGGCATCATCCTGGACAATCTGCACAGGAGCCGGAG ATTGGTGCTATCAGTCCCAGTTCTCCTGTGATCACCCGTGCAATG gACCAGAGAAGTGGAACCACGCCGACAGAAACTGTGATGGAAGATACCAGTCGCCCATCAACATTGTCACCAGAAAGACTCTGCCAGACGAGCGACTGAAACCTTTCCAGTTCGACAACTACCAGCAGCTCTTCAGAGGCACCATCAAAAACAATGGCCACTCAG TTCAGGTTGGAATTCCTCACCTGAGCACCATCTCAGAAGGAGGCCTGCCATCCACCTACAAGGCTGTGCAGTTCCACCTGCACTGGGGCAACAATGGAGGGCCTGGCTCTGAACACACCATCGACGGGGAGCAGTATCCCATGGAG CTGCACATTGTTCACATGAAGCACCATTACACTGATCTGAAAACAGCACTAGCGGATCCAGAGGGAGTTGCAGTCCTTGGGTTCTTCTAcgat AGGTCCAGTGGTGCAAACAGAAAGTATGATCCCATCATCAACGCTCTGCGAAGCATCAAAACTACAG ATGCCAATACTTCTCTGCCTGCCATCTCTCTGGCACAACTGATCCCGCCAGAGCAGAATCTGACCACCTATTACCGCTACAAGGGCTCCCTGACCACTCCGGGCTGCACTGAGGCTGTGGTGTGGACTGTGTTTGAGAATCCCATCCATCTGAGCATTGATCAG CTGCGGGTCTTCTCTGAGCTCAAGTTTCATGACGGACAGCCGATGGTGGGGACCTTCAGGCCGGTCCAGCCCCTGAACGGCCGACAGGTGTACCGGTCCGGAGGTGCAGTGATCCTGGCCAGCTCCGCCCTCCTAATGGCCGCCATCGCCACAGCATTGGGACTATCCCACCCCAACTAG